In the genome of Gemmatimonadaceae bacterium, the window GACCGATGACGATCTCGCGCGCGCAGTGGTTGCGGTATTCGGAGACACGGCCGCGTTGCATCCCGACTCCACCAGTGGAGCGGACGCGGAGCCCGTGTGGGATATCAATGTGCGTTCGTACGAAACGCACGAGAGGGTGGCGCACTACGTCCAGCTGTTCACGACTGACGGACGGGAGCGTTTTGCTGCGCGACTCTCGCGAGGATCTCGCTACGAGCCGATGATTCGATCGAAGCTGCGGGCAAGCGGTATGCCGGAAGACCTCACGTATCTGGCGCTGATCGAAAGCGGGTACGACCCGCACGCGTACTCGCGAGCGGCGGCGGTCGGAATGTGGCAGTTCATGAGCAGCACGGCGCGCGGCGTCGGTCTGCGGGTGGATTGGTGGATGGATGAGCGGCGTGATCCCGTTCGTTCGACCGAAGGGGCCATCCGGTTTCTGGGCTTTCTGCAGAAAGAGTTCGGATCTCTGTATCTCGCGGCGGCGGCGTACAACGGCGGTCCGGGACGCGTGGCACGCGGTCTCACGCGCTTTGCCAGCGAGTTGGAAGGCGCGGCAGGCGAAGACCGGTTCTTCGCGCTGGCCGAGCAGGACTACCTTCGTGCCGAAACGAAGAACTACGTGCCCCAGCTGATTGCCGCCGCACTGGTGGCCAAGTTGCCAGGACGCTACGGACTATCCGTTGATTCCTCGCCACCGCTCTCCTACGACTCCGTGCGGGTTCCGGCGGGAACGAGCCTGGCCGCCGTGGCCACGGCCAGTGGGGCAACGAATGTGGTCATGAAGGACCTCAATCCGGCCATCCTGCGTGGTGTCACACCACCCGATGGCGAGGTATGGGTCCACGTGCCCAGCGGCACTGGTGAGCGGGCCGCATCGCAATTGGATGGACTGTCGATGGATCAGCGACTCGGTTATCGCACCGTGCGGGTTTCCGGCGCTGCGCTGACGCCCGTCGCGCTCTCACAGCGCGAAGGTGTCACGGCCAAGCAACTGCGCTGGTATAACCCGACCTTGAAAACGACACGAAAAGGGCGTTTGGTCGCAGGCCAGTCCGTTCGAATCCCGGTGCGCGAGGTCTTTGCGTTCGCTCGCGACCTGCCGGATCCTTCCATCGAACGGTATGGTGGAGAGTCAGCGGCCGCGTTGACCAGAAGCGGTTACCATGTGGTCCGGCGCGGCGAAACGCTGGGGGGCATCGCCAAGCGATACCACCTGACGGTGCAACGCCTGCAGGCGCTCAACGGACTCAGAGGGAGTCGGGTGCTTCCAGGCCAGACGCTCCGCGTGTCCTCCGGGAAAGGGTCCAGCGCCAGCGCCGGAACCTCGGCGAAGCGCGCCTCAGGAAGCCGGAAGGCCGTCTCCCGCAAGGTCACATCGCAGAAGACGACGACCGCCACGAAAGCGCCGAGCGCGAAGAAGGCGCCCATCAAGAAGTCGTCCGGCAAGACCCCACCCGCGAAAAGGAAAACGGCGGCGAAGCGTTAAGCCTCGCCGCCGCCATGTCCTGAGGAATCGCGTTAGTCCAGGACGCCGCGGCCGCGATACCCACGCATCACGATGCTCTCATAGCCATTCGTGGGATCCATCCCCAGACTGAGGGCGTTTTGCACGGCCGCCGGTCCCCGATTGTAGACCAGTAACGCCAGCTTGAGATTGCCCTTGTACTCGCGAATCAGCGATCGCAGGTACTTGAAGCCAATTCGCAGGTTCACGTCCGGGTCGAGTAGCAGCTCACGCGTGACATTCGGCTCGAACTCGCGCGCCGTGCCCAGCATCAACTGCGTCAACCCCACGGCACCGACCGGGCTGGTCGCCTTCGTGTCGAACACGCTTTCCACGCG includes:
- a CDS encoding transglycosylase SLT domain-containing protein; the encoded protein is MLPPQRVPRVAIWCLLGVAACRSAPPTPVATPASAARIEDRPAAVESRPISRAPVVTPKPVTTDDDLARAVVAVFGDTAALHPDSTSGADAEPVWDINVRSYETHERVAHYVQLFTTDGRERFAARLSRGSRYEPMIRSKLRASGMPEDLTYLALIESGYDPHAYSRAAAVGMWQFMSSTARGVGLRVDWWMDERRDPVRSTEGAIRFLGFLQKEFGSLYLAAAAYNGGPGRVARGLTRFASELEGAAGEDRFFALAEQDYLRAETKNYVPQLIAAALVAKLPGRYGLSVDSSPPLSYDSVRVPAGTSLAAVATASGATNVVMKDLNPAILRGVTPPDGEVWVHVPSGTGERAASQLDGLSMDQRLGYRTVRVSGAALTPVALSQREGVTAKQLRWYNPTLKTTRKGRLVAGQSVRIPVREVFAFARDLPDPSIERYGGESAAALTRSGYHVVRRGETLGGIAKRYHLTVQRLQALNGLRGSRVLPGQTLRVSSGKGSSASAGTSAKRASGSRKAVSRKVTSQKTTTATKAPSAKKAPIKKSSGKTPPAKRKTAAKR